One segment of Prionailurus bengalensis isolate Pbe53 chromosome X, Fcat_Pben_1.1_paternal_pri, whole genome shotgun sequence DNA contains the following:
- the LOC122476947 gene encoding polyadenylate-binding protein 1-like 2 — MASLYVGDLHPEVTEAMLYEKFSPAGPILSIRICRDKITRRSLGYAYVNYQQPVDAKRALETLNFDVIKGRPVRIMWSQRDPSLRKSGVGNVFIKNLGKTIDNKALYNIFSAFGNILSCKVACDEKGPKGYGFVHFQKQESAERAIDAMNGMFLNYRKIFVGRFKSHKEREAERGAWARQSTSADVKDFEEDTDEEATLR; from the coding sequence ATGGCCTCGCTGTACGTGGGCGACCTGCACCCTGAAGTGACAGAAGCAATGCTCTACGAGAAGTTCAGCCCGGCCGGGCCCATCCTTTCCATCCGCATTTGCAGGGACAAGATCACCCGCCGCTCGTTGGGCTACGCGTACGTCAACTACCAGCAACCGGTGGACGCCAAGCGGGCCCTGGAAACCCTGAACTTTGATGTCATCAAGGGCAGGCCCGTGCGCATCATGTGGTCCCAGCGGGACCCCTCGCTCCGCAAGAGTGGGGTGGGCAACGTCTTCATCAAGAACCTGGGCAAGACCATCGACAACAAGGCGCTGTACAACATCTTCTCGGCGTTTGGCAACATCCTCTCCTGCAAAGTGGCCTGCGACGAAAAGGGGCCCAAGGGCTACGGGTTTGTGCACTTCCAGAAGCAGGAGTCCGCAGAGCGGGCCATTGATGCGATGAATGGCATGTTCCTGAACTACCGCAAAATTTTCGTTGGGAGATTCAAGTCGCATAAAGAACGAGAAGCCGAAAGGGGAGCCTGGGCCAGGCAGTCCACCAGTGCTGACGTCAAGGATTTCGAGGAAGACACCGATGAGGAAGCCACCTTGCGATGA